A genomic stretch from Pristiophorus japonicus isolate sPriJap1 chromosome 6, sPriJap1.hap1, whole genome shotgun sequence includes:
- the LOC139266184 gene encoding keratin-associated protein 10-10-like yields MCHRVSPSCVTLCHRVSSSCVTVCHRVSPSCVTELWHHVSPCVTELWHRVSPCVTVCHRAVSPCVTACHRAVSPCVTACHRAVSPCVTACHRAVAPCVTVCHRVSPSCVTVCHRVSSSCVTVCHRAVSSCVIVCHRAMSLSCVTVCHRAVSPCITELCHRAVALSCVTVCHRAVSPCVIELCHRVSPSCVNMCHRVSSSCVTVCHRAVSTCVTACHRAVSPCVIELCHRVSPSCVNMCHRVSSSCVTVCHRAVSPRVIELCHRVSSSCVTACHRAVSSCVTELCQRAVSPS; encoded by the coding sequence AtgtgtcaccgtgtgtcaccgagctgtgtcacctTGTGTCACCGCGTGTCATCGAGctgtgtcaccgtgtgtcaccgcgtgtcaccgagctgtgtcaccgagctgtggcaccatgtgtcaccgtgtgtcaccgagctgtggcaccgtgtgtcaccgtgtgtcaccgtgtgtcaccgagctgtgtcaccgtgtgtcaccgCGTGTCATCGAGctgtgtcaccgtgtgtcaccgcgtgtcaccgagctgtgtcacctTGTGTCACCGCGTGTCACCGAGCTGTGGCACcgtgtgtcaccgtgtgtcaccgtgtgtcaccgagctgtgtcaccgtgtgtcaccgCGTGTCATCGAGctgtgtcaccgtgtgtcaccgagctgtgtcatCGTGTGTCATCGTGTGTCACCGAGCTATGTCACTgagctgtgtcactgtgtgtcaccgagctgtgtcaccgtgtatcaccgagctgtgtcaccgaGCTGTGGCACTGAGctgtgtcaccgtgtgtcaccgagctgtgtcaccgtgtgtcatcgagctgtgtcaccgtgtgtcaccgagctgtgtcaaCATGTGTCACCGCGTGTCATCGAGctgtgtcaccgtgtgtcaccgagctgtgtcaaCATGTGTCACCGcgtgtcaccgagctgtgtcaccgtgtgtcatcgagctgtgtcaccgtgtgtcaccgagctgtgtcaaCATGTGTCACCGCGTGTCATCGAGCTGTGTCACCGTGTGTCATCGAGCTGTGTCACCGCGTGTCATCGAGCTGTGTCACCGCGTGTCATCGAGCTGTGTCACCGCGTGTCATCGAGCTGTGTCATCGTGTGTCACCGAGCTATGTCAGCGAGCTGTGTCACCGAGCTAA